The following coding sequences are from one Panicum hallii strain FIL2 chromosome 5, PHallii_v3.1, whole genome shotgun sequence window:
- the LOC112893367 gene encoding cytochrome P450 90D2-like: protein MPATAALWPAPAWVAVVALWTLLAAAAVGLWTLLSRSTLLPAVSWPGRRRGASDNKEAARLPPGSFGWPLVGETLDFVSCAYSSRPEAFVDKRRLLHGSAVFRSHLFGSATVVTSDAEVSRFVLQSDARAFVPWYPRSLTELMGKSSILLINGSLQRRVHGLVGAFFKSPQLKAQVTADMQRRLAPALAAWRAQGPGARIRIQDHAKAIVFEILVKGLIGLEAGPETQQLKQQFQEFIVGLMSLPIKLPGTRLYRSLQAKKRMARLIQRIIQGKRRPKVLDGDEGPRAPPRDAIDVLISGGSDELTDELISDNMIDLMIPAEDSVPVLITLAVKFLSECPLALQQLEEENMQLKRRKTDMGETLQWTDYMSLSFTQQVITETLRMGNIINGIMRKAVRDVEVKGHLIPKGWCVFVYFRSVHLDGKHYDEPYRFNPWRWKEKDTSTSSFTPFGGGQRLCPGLDLARLEASIFLHHLVTSFRWVAEEDHIVNFPTVRLKRGMPIKVTSKD, encoded by the exons ATGCCGGCCACCGCCGCTCTCtggccggcgccggcgtggGTGGCGGTCGTCGCGCTGTGGACGCTgcttgccgccgccgcggtcGGCCTGTGGACGCTGCTGTCCCGCAGCACGCTCCTGCCGGCCGTGTCCTggcccggacggcggcggggcgcgagcGATAATAAGGAGGCGGCCCGGCTCCCGCCCGGCAGCTTCGGGTGGCCGCTCGTCGGCGAGACGCTGGACTTCGTGTCCTGCGCCTACTCGTCGCGACCGGAGGCCTTCGTCGACAAGCGCCGCCTCCT GCACGGGAGCGCGGTGTTCCGGTCGCACCTGTTCGGGTCGGCGACGGTGGTGACGTCGGACGCGGAGGTGAGCCGGTTCGTGCTGCAGAGCGACGCGCGCGCCTTCGTGCCGTGGTACCCGCGCTCGCTGACGGAGCTCATGGGCAAGTCCTCCATCCTGCTCATCAACGGCAGCCTGCAGCGCCGCGTCCACGGCCTCGTCGGCgccttcttcaagtcgccgcagCTCAAGGCGCAGGTCACCGCCGACATGCAGCGCCGCCTCGCGCCCGCGCTCGCCGCCTGGCGCGCCCAGGGCCCCGGCGCGCGCATCCGCATCCAGGACCACGCCAAGGCG ATAGTGTTCGAGATCCTGGTGAAAGGACTGATCGGGCTGGAGGCAGGCCCGGAGACGCAGCAGCTCAAGCAGCAGTTCCAGGAATTCATTGTCGGCCTCATGTCCCTTCCGATCAAGCTGCCGGGGACTAGGCTCTACAGATCCCTCCAG GCCAAGAAGAGGATGGCGAGGCTGATACAGAGGATCATACAGGGGAAGAGGAGGCCGAAAGtcctcgacggcgacgaggggccgcgagcgccgccgcgcgacGCCATCGACGTGCTCATAAGCGGCGGCAGCGACGAGCTCACCGACGAGCTGATATCCGACAACATGATCGACCTGATGATCCCGGCGGAGGACTCGGTGCCGGTGCTCATCACGCTCGCTGTCAAGTTCCTCAGCGAGTGCCCTCTTGCTCTGCAACAACTGGAG GAGGAGAACATGCAGCTCAAGAGGCGAAAAACCGACATGGGCGAGACCTTGCAGTGGACGGACTACATGTCACTGTCATTCACACAGCAG GTGATAACGGAGACACTGCGGATGGGCAACATCATCAACGGGATCATGCGCAAGGCGGTACGGGACGTCGAGGTGAAGGGGCACCTCATCCCCAAAGGCTGGTGCGTGTTCGTGTACTTCCGATCGGTCCACCTCGACGGCAAGCACTACGATGAGCCCTACAGGTTCAATCCATGGAGGTGGAAG GAGAAGGACACGAGCACCAGCAGCTTCACTCCTTTTGGTGGTGGGCAGAGGCTGTGCCCAGGCCTGGATCTGGCCAGGCTGGAAGCTTCAATCTTTCTCCATCACTTGGTCACCAGCTTCAG GTGGGTGGCGGAGGAGGACCACATCGTCAACTTCCCAACCGTGCGGCTGAAGCGAGGCATGCCCATCAAGGTCACCAGCAAGGACTGA